A genomic segment from Pyxidicoccus trucidator encodes:
- a CDS encoding J domain-containing protein, with the protein MRACPCCLEPLTSGILGLGGRRLTGTCAVCGDAVCQTCVGTRALDAGAPRKRVCRSCLWEHLADRGETPPFPAPPGQRERAARAARESCVHPRVKQCMGFCPDCGDEVDWKDEHGNPACDACGAPSHPLFNCCWACGESFEEDHEPRPVARGYRLEFDCDAANCTGKLAWLMPFCPWCGEARHWQHPGNGGLECMKCESSLDRGWVFCVHCGEETPLPEDCARCAQGLEEAQSAARCEDCRNIVCGDCFDLRVVPGEFGAKHEKLLCSTCGVRFDRAADTVEPQAEAEEPRADADDDAPEADEDEADAPEEDEDEPEDEPEADEEAPREPAAPRDAPPPSPWEVLGVPPQTPLPEVRRAYLALVAQYHPDKVAQLGPKLQALAQDETRRIIEAWERVRKQSR; encoded by the coding sequence ATGCGAGCCTGTCCGTGCTGCCTGGAGCCGCTGACGTCCGGCATCCTGGGCCTCGGGGGCCGCCGCCTGACGGGCACCTGTGCGGTCTGTGGGGATGCCGTGTGCCAGACCTGTGTCGGCACGCGGGCACTGGACGCGGGAGCTCCGAGGAAGCGGGTGTGCCGGTCCTGCCTGTGGGAGCACCTGGCGGACCGGGGCGAGACACCGCCCTTCCCCGCGCCGCCCGGGCAACGAGAGCGGGCGGCACGGGCCGCGCGTGAGTCGTGCGTCCACCCACGCGTGAAGCAGTGCATGGGCTTCTGCCCGGACTGTGGTGACGAGGTCGACTGGAAGGATGAGCACGGCAACCCGGCCTGTGACGCCTGTGGTGCGCCCTCGCATCCGCTCTTCAACTGCTGCTGGGCGTGCGGCGAGTCGTTCGAGGAGGACCACGAGCCCCGCCCCGTCGCCAGGGGGTACAGGCTCGAGTTCGACTGCGACGCCGCCAACTGCACGGGGAAGCTGGCATGGCTCATGCCCTTCTGCCCCTGGTGTGGCGAGGCCAGGCACTGGCAACACCCCGGGAACGGTGGCCTGGAGTGCATGAAGTGCGAGAGCAGCCTCGACCGGGGGTGGGTCTTCTGCGTGCACTGTGGAGAGGAGACACCGCTTCCCGAGGACTGCGCCCGGTGCGCCCAGGGCCTGGAAGAGGCGCAGTCCGCCGCCCGCTGTGAGGACTGCCGGAACATCGTGTGCGGGGACTGCTTCGACCTCCGCGTCGTCCCGGGGGAGTTCGGCGCGAAGCACGAGAAGCTGCTGTGCTCCACCTGTGGAGTGAGGTTCGACCGCGCCGCCGACACCGTCGAGCCACAGGCCGAGGCGGAGGAGCCGCGGGCCGACGCGGACGACGACGCGCCCGAAGCGGACGAAGACGAAGCGGACGCGCCCGAGGAGGACGAGGACGAACCCGAGGACGAACCCGAGGCGGACGAAGAGGCGCCACGGGAGCCCGCTGCTCCCCGTGACGCACCGCCCCCCTCACCGTGGGAGGTGCTCGGAGTCCCACCCCAGACACCACTTCCCGAGGTGAGGCGGGCCTACCTCGCGCTGGTGGCCCAGTACCATCCCGACAAGGTCGCCCAGCTGGGTCCGAAGCTTCAGGCGCTGGCCCAGGATGAGACGCGCCGCATCATCGAAGCCTGGGAGCGGGTTCGTAAGCAGTCGCGGTGA